A genome region from Psychrobacter jeotgali includes the following:
- a CDS encoding aldehyde dehydrogenase family protein, translating into MATEFKKNHAQVCESWRLLGAVNRAAYLETAIAELALLTGNANKAKRLFSHLLSFAPKLDEVERMTGATGESNDLYVTARGKTMVIGTESAKAMAVLGQLMAALLTGNEVILHCPSQDEMSAAAAKILYKVGISEDVLSVANDSQTITLLYIDRLAQVAVAGSAAEVQKISQTLADTDGILTQVIAVIDMQGFTEMLTADYLYRFVTERVKTINTTAIGGNASLLELGTD; encoded by the coding sequence ATGGCGACTGAATTCAAAAAAAATCATGCCCAAGTTTGTGAGTCCTGGCGACTACTTGGCGCCGTCAATCGTGCCGCTTATCTTGAAACAGCTATTGCAGAATTGGCACTGTTGACTGGTAATGCTAATAAAGCCAAACGGCTATTTAGTCACTTACTAAGCTTTGCGCCTAAGCTTGATGAAGTAGAGCGCATGACCGGTGCCACTGGTGAGTCTAATGACTTATATGTGACTGCACGTGGCAAAACTATGGTTATTGGTACAGAATCAGCTAAAGCGATGGCGGTACTTGGGCAGCTTATGGCCGCCTTATTAACAGGTAATGAAGTTATATTACATTGCCCAAGCCAAGATGAGATGAGCGCTGCAGCGGCAAAAATACTCTATAAGGTCGGTATTAGTGAAGATGTGTTGAGCGTCGCCAATGACTCGCAAACCATTACTTTGTTATATATCGATCGTCTAGCACAAGTGGCGGTAGCCGGTAGTGCCGCTGAAGTACAAAAAATCAGTCAAACGCTCGCTGATACAGATGGCATCTTGACTCAAGTTATCGCCGTAATTGATATGCAAGGGTTTACAGAAATGCTCACCGCAGATTATCTATATCGCTTTGTCACTGAGCGAGTCAAAACCATTAATACTACTGCTATCGGTGGTAATGCTAGCCTGCTGGAGCTGGGTACAGATTAA
- the putA gene encoding bifunctional proline dehydrogenase/L-glutamate gamma-semialdehyde dehydrogenase PutA: MNPISQFTPEEPILFEPTDMLAPEYIEQSADELYAHISPLYSVDEDRFLTQLLPLAKPSDEERENASNQTRQLVEYVRSDGKAVKMVDSLLLEYSLDTQEGILLMSLAEALIRVPDSYTADALIRDKMSVADWKKHLKDDNGFIVNASTWGMMMTGRVVSIDERTTASSFLDRMTKKMGEPMIRGAMQKAMRIMGHQFVLGETIEEANKNSQSYRNKGYTYSFDMLGEAAITHKDAEKYFNDYLHAIKSTANIKVKDGMPKASVSIKLSALHPRYEATQEAQVMGLLRQRCLLLIEAAREVNVDVSIDAEEADRLEISLKLFESLYRDTLTAGWDGLGLVVQGYSKRAIAIFAWLARLAKEVGDRIPLRLVKGAYWDFEIKLAQQKGLSGYPVWTRKEGTDTAYLACARFLLSEHLRGLIWPQFATHNAHTLASVMTMSAHRDFEFQRLHGMGDALYDHILQAYNIPVRIYAPVGAHKDLLPYLVRRLLENGANSSFVHQLLDKSYPIEQLTVHPYDKLLENETLHNPQIPLPLDIYDGRRASFGPNIFVESQWQPFKAAIDKQLQKTWSAAPIINGQTVEAASESNSSLESHTVRAPWNHDVVAGEVKYGNAEIAGQAIDAAVAGQKQWQAVPTSKRADILRKIADLYEENYAELMALCQVEAGKTMQDSIDEIKEAVDFCRFYADEAERLVDITHEFTDLAGMPIRQAYQARGTFVCISPWNFPLAIYTGQIVAALVAGNTVIAKPAEQTSLIAHFAVQLMYQAGVPATALQFVTGAGEVGGTLTAADSIAGVVFTGSTQTAQLINQSLNNHALSSGELPVLIAETGGQNAMIVDSTALPEQVIKDAVLSAFGSAGQRCSACRILCVQEEVADELIELLQGNMAELVVGNPTYVATDVGPVIDATAKEALEAHIERMQSESTANILAQTPMSANSLVSEEQSTFVLPTAIEVRSIDVIGGEHFGPILHVLRYKSRDLDKLINAINATGFGLTLGIHSRIESVADHIERRAVVGNTYVNRNQIGAVVGEQPFGGCGLSGTGPKAGGPHYVARLMKLSTTPLSTENDQTYSSPSTDIA, from the coding sequence ATGAACCCGATAAGTCAGTTTACCCCAGAAGAACCTATTTTATTTGAGCCTACCGACATGCTAGCGCCTGAGTATATTGAGCAGTCAGCGGATGAGCTGTATGCCCATATCTCACCGTTATATAGCGTTGATGAAGATCGCTTTTTGACTCAGTTATTACCTCTTGCCAAACCTAGTGATGAAGAGCGTGAAAATGCTAGTAACCAAACGCGCCAGCTGGTTGAGTATGTCCGCAGTGATGGCAAAGCAGTAAAAATGGTGGACTCGTTATTGTTAGAGTACAGCCTCGATACTCAAGAAGGTATTTTGCTAATGAGCTTAGCAGAGGCTTTGATTCGGGTACCCGATAGCTATACCGCTGATGCGCTTATTCGCGACAAAATGAGTGTGGCCGATTGGAAGAAGCATTTAAAAGATGATAATGGTTTTATAGTCAATGCCTCCACTTGGGGAATGATGATGACCGGTCGGGTGGTTAGTATTGACGAGCGTACTACCGCATCAAGCTTTTTGGATCGGATGACCAAAAAGATGGGCGAGCCGATGATACGCGGAGCGATGCAAAAAGCTATGCGCATCATGGGGCATCAATTTGTACTCGGCGAAACCATCGAGGAAGCTAATAAAAACAGTCAATCTTATCGTAATAAAGGCTATACCTATTCTTTTGATATGCTCGGTGAAGCTGCCATTACTCATAAAGATGCTGAAAAATACTTCAATGATTATCTGCATGCGATCAAATCGACGGCTAATATCAAAGTTAAAGACGGCATGCCTAAAGCGTCAGTCTCTATAAAATTATCAGCGCTACATCCTCGTTATGAGGCCACTCAAGAAGCTCAAGTGATGGGACTGCTGCGTCAGCGTTGTTTGCTGCTAATAGAGGCGGCACGTGAAGTCAATGTTGACGTTAGTATTGATGCTGAAGAAGCGGATCGCTTAGAGATATCCTTAAAGCTGTTTGAATCATTATACCGGGATACTTTGACCGCAGGCTGGGATGGTTTGGGTCTGGTGGTACAAGGTTATTCTAAACGTGCTATCGCTATCTTTGCTTGGCTGGCGCGCTTGGCTAAAGAGGTGGGCGACCGTATTCCACTTCGCCTAGTCAAGGGTGCGTATTGGGACTTTGAGATCAAACTGGCACAGCAAAAAGGGCTGTCAGGCTATCCGGTTTGGACCCGTAAAGAAGGTACGGATACCGCTTATTTAGCTTGTGCACGCTTCTTATTATCAGAGCATTTGCGCGGGCTAATTTGGCCACAGTTTGCTACTCATAATGCGCATACCTTAGCTTCGGTCATGACTATGAGTGCTCATAGAGATTTTGAGTTCCAGCGTTTGCACGGTATGGGCGATGCGCTCTATGATCATATCTTGCAGGCTTATAACATCCCGGTACGAATCTATGCTCCTGTAGGCGCGCATAAAGATTTATTGCCGTATTTAGTGCGCCGTTTGCTTGAAAATGGTGCCAATAGCTCATTTGTCCATCAGTTATTAGATAAGTCTTATCCCATTGAGCAGCTGACCGTACACCCTTATGACAAGCTGCTGGAAAATGAGACTTTGCATAATCCGCAGATTCCTTTGCCACTAGATATCTATGACGGACGCCGTGCCAGCTTTGGGCCGAATATCTTTGTTGAATCGCAGTGGCAACCATTCAAAGCCGCTATTGATAAGCAACTACAAAAAACATGGTCAGCAGCGCCCATTATTAATGGACAGACAGTTGAGGCCGCTTCTGAATCTAACAGTAGCCTTGAAAGTCATACGGTACGAGCCCCTTGGAATCATGACGTGGTGGCTGGCGAAGTAAAGTACGGTAATGCTGAAATAGCAGGTCAGGCCATCGATGCCGCCGTTGCTGGTCAAAAACAGTGGCAAGCCGTACCAACATCTAAGCGTGCTGATATTTTGCGCAAAATTGCTGATTTATATGAAGAAAATTATGCTGAGCTAATGGCTCTATGCCAAGTTGAAGCGGGCAAGACCATGCAGGACAGTATCGATGAGATCAAAGAGGCGGTAGATTTCTGCCGATTTTATGCGGATGAAGCCGAGCGCTTAGTTGATATCACCCATGAGTTTACCGATTTAGCGGGCATGCCTATACGTCAAGCTTATCAAGCACGGGGTACTTTTGTATGTATTAGCCCGTGGAACTTTCCGTTAGCTATTTATACCGGACAAATCGTTGCCGCGCTAGTCGCTGGAAACACCGTGATCGCCAAACCTGCCGAACAAACCAGCCTAATCGCTCATTTTGCCGTGCAATTGATGTATCAAGCCGGCGTGCCAGCGACGGCCTTGCAGTTTGTGACCGGTGCAGGCGAAGTCGGTGGGACGCTGACGGCAGCAGATAGTATAGCGGGTGTGGTCTTTACTGGCTCAACTCAAACGGCACAGCTTATCAATCAAAGCCTCAATAATCATGCGTTAAGCAGTGGCGAACTGCCAGTGCTGATTGCCGAAACTGGCGGTCAGAATGCTATGATTGTCGATTCAACCGCACTGCCTGAGCAGGTTATCAAGGATGCGGTTCTATCAGCGTTTGGCTCAGCTGGGCAACGCTGTTCGGCCTGTCGTATCTTATGCGTACAAGAAGAAGTTGCTGATGAGCTGATTGAGCTATTACAAGGCAATATGGCGGAGCTGGTAGTAGGCAATCCAACTTATGTAGCGACTGATGTAGGTCCGGTGATTGATGCTACTGCCAAAGAGGCGTTGGAGGCGCATATTGAGCGTATGCAATCTGAGTCCACTGCTAATATTCTGGCGCAGACCCCAATGAGTGCTAATTCATTGGTCAGCGAGGAGCAGTCTACCTTTGTATTGCCAACGGCGATTGAGGTGCGCAGTATCGATGTTATTGGTGGTGAGCACTTTGGTCCCATATTGCATGTACTGCGTTATAAATCCCGTGATTTGGATAAGCTTATTAATGCTATCAACGCCACTGGTTTTGGCTTAACTTTAGGTATTCATAGCCGTATTGAAAGTGTCGCCGATCATATCGAGCGCCGCGCTGTGGTAGGTAACACCTATGTTAATCGTAATCAGATTGGAGCCGTAGTAGGCGAGCAACCCTTCGGTGGCTGTGGTCTCTCTGGTACCGGACCTAAAGCTGGCGGGCCACACTACGTCGCCCGGCTTATGAAGCTGAGCACTACACCGCTTAGCACTGAAAATGATCAAACTTATTCTTCACCATCAACCGATATCGCATAA
- a CDS encoding NCS2 family permease, which produces MNAIERYFGINGSNTTVKTEILAGLTTFLTMAYIIFVNPNVLADAGMDKGAVFVATCLAAAIGCFIMGIYARLPVALAPGMGLNAFFTYGVVLGMGYTWQAALGAVFLSGVIFVLLSLFKIREWIINAIPMSLKQGVVAGIGAFLAFIAMQSSGVIVGQDATLVALGDMKAFSPMMASLGFIVILGLAYKKVPGAVTIGILLIAVISLLMGQTQFTGVISTPPSIAPTFMQLDIAGAFDVGMISVIFAFLFVDLFDTTGTLLATTSQAKLVDKEGNIPNIGQALLADSTATVAGSVLGTSSTTSFVESVSGIAAGGRTGLMAVTVGVLFLLSMFFAPLAGMIPAYATAGAIFYVAVLMLGVLRDIDWQDLTEAAPVTVVLLFTPLTYSIADGIALGFITFTALKFITGKFSDITIAVWVLTIVLLAKIVFL; this is translated from the coding sequence ATGAACGCAATCGAACGCTACTTCGGTATCAATGGTAGTAATACCACTGTTAAAACCGAGATTCTCGCAGGTCTAACCACTTTTTTGACCATGGCTTACATTATCTTTGTAAACCCTAACGTATTAGCAGATGCTGGGATGGACAAAGGGGCTGTGTTCGTAGCCACCTGTTTAGCGGCTGCGATAGGTTGTTTTATCATGGGGATTTACGCCCGCTTGCCCGTAGCTTTGGCGCCCGGAATGGGTTTGAACGCCTTTTTTACTTATGGCGTAGTATTGGGTATGGGTTACACTTGGCAAGCCGCACTCGGCGCGGTATTTCTATCAGGTGTTATTTTTGTACTTTTGAGCTTATTCAAAATTCGTGAATGGATTATCAATGCCATTCCTATGAGCCTGAAACAAGGCGTGGTCGCCGGTATCGGTGCGTTTTTGGCCTTTATCGCTATGCAAAGCTCAGGCGTAATTGTTGGCCAAGATGCCACCTTGGTCGCACTTGGTGATATGAAAGCTTTTTCACCTATGATGGCATCTTTAGGGTTTATTGTTATTTTGGGGTTAGCCTATAAAAAGGTCCCAGGCGCAGTAACTATTGGTATTTTACTGATCGCTGTTATTAGCTTATTAATGGGTCAGACCCAGTTTACAGGCGTGATATCTACTCCGCCATCTATAGCCCCAACATTTATGCAGCTTGATATAGCGGGTGCATTCGATGTAGGTATGATCAGTGTTATTTTTGCCTTTTTATTCGTAGATTTATTTGATACTACCGGCACTTTATTAGCGACTACCAGTCAAGCTAAGCTGGTGGATAAAGAGGGTAACATTCCTAATATTGGTCAAGCTTTATTGGCGGATTCGACGGCAACGGTCGCCGGCTCCGTATTAGGGACTTCATCAACCACCAGTTTTGTTGAGAGTGTGTCAGGTATCGCAGCAGGCGGTCGTACTGGACTGATGGCGGTGACCGTTGGGGTGCTATTCTTACTTAGTATGTTCTTTGCGCCGCTAGCAGGTATGATTCCTGCTTATGCTACCGCTGGCGCTATCTTTTACGTAGCCGTATTGATGCTCGGCGTGCTAAGAGATATTGATTGGCAGGATTTGACTGAAGCTGCGCCGGTCACCGTGGTATTGTTATTCACGCCTTTGACTTATTCTATCGCTGATGGTATTGCGCTGGGTTTTATCACTTTTACTGCTCTGAAGTTTATAACGGGTAAATTCTCTGACATTACCATCGCAGTATGGGTATTAACGATTGTTTTATTGGCAAAGATTGTATTCTTATAG
- the tolQ gene encoding protein TolQ: MPESLNILDLIVQASLLVQVVMGLLLLASLISWVIIFRLSARLGTAKNFDKQFETWFWSGEDLAKLYQGVQGSPDRQGLEQIFYVGFSEYLRMHKKRQPKDDIIDGVERKLRVGLGRQQQLLEAGIATLASIGSVAPYVGLFGTVWGIMNAFLGLSQTEQATLASVAPGIAEALIATAMGLFAAIPAVLAYNHFTAKSGRLYESRALFCDEMTGMLQRETSTQASLPRETSIVEKSMKNSPETGQVREL; the protein is encoded by the coding sequence ATGCCTGAATCATTAAATATTCTTGACCTGATTGTACAAGCCAGCCTACTGGTACAAGTTGTTATGGGACTATTACTGCTAGCATCACTAATCAGTTGGGTTATTATCTTTCGGCTTAGTGCAAGATTGGGTACGGCTAAAAACTTTGATAAGCAGTTTGAGACTTGGTTTTGGTCGGGCGAGGATTTAGCAAAGCTGTATCAAGGGGTGCAAGGCTCACCCGACCGTCAAGGGCTTGAGCAAATATTCTATGTTGGCTTCTCTGAATATCTAAGAATGCATAAGAAACGACAACCGAAAGACGATATCATCGACGGTGTTGAGCGTAAGCTACGCGTAGGTCTGGGTCGGCAGCAACAGTTGCTTGAAGCAGGCATAGCGACGCTCGCTAGTATTGGCTCTGTAGCCCCTTATGTGGGTTTGTTTGGGACGGTCTGGGGTATTATGAATGCCTTTTTAGGACTATCACAAACCGAGCAAGCAACATTAGCCTCAGTAGCGCCTGGTATTGCTGAAGCTCTGATTGCCACAGCAATGGGGCTATTTGCCGCTATTCCTGCGGTGCTGGCTTATAACCATTTTACCGCAAAGTCAGGGCGACTGTATGAATCACGGGCATTGTTCTGTGATGAGATGACCGGCATGCTACAACGGGAGACCAGCACGCAAGCTAGTTTGCCAAGAGAAACTAGCATTGTAGAGAAAAGTATGAAAAACAGCCCTGAGACTGGTCAAGTCAGGGAGCTATAA
- the tolR gene encoding protein TolR yields MRPSPYQRQKKPLNADMNVVPYIDVMLVLLVIFMVTTPMLTTGVDVDLPREQTNSMAQNQLPVIVSLTSSGEIFISYENNIDMPISEPELIDTLSNLQAQGSMNGQQPLQVMINADQNNQYGAIMSLMANLQQAGIQKVGLLTGAPLPTPQL; encoded by the coding sequence ATGAGACCAAGCCCTTATCAGCGCCAGAAAAAACCGCTTAATGCCGATATGAATGTCGTACCTTATATCGATGTAATGTTGGTATTGCTAGTGATATTTATGGTCACCACGCCGATGCTAACCACGGGTGTTGATGTTGATCTACCGCGCGAGCAAACCAATAGCATGGCTCAAAACCAGCTGCCGGTTATTGTCTCTTTAACCAGTAGCGGTGAGATTTTTATTAGTTATGAAAATAATATAGACATGCCTATCAGCGAACCTGAGTTGATTGATACTCTGTCAAACTTGCAAGCACAAGGTAGTATGAATGGCCAGCAACCTTTGCAAGTTATGATTAATGCGGATCAAAACAATCAGTATGGCGCAATCATGTCATTGATGGCTAACTTACAGCAAGCCGGAATCCAAAAAGTAGGCCTGTTAACAGGTGCGCCCCTACCCACTCCGCAGCTATAA
- a CDS encoding TonB C-terminal domain-containing protein translates to MKQAPAVYVPTEPEGNGITLPTLLSLLAHGIVLGLLIYTYQQPELETPASIETTMVTPGELAEMQALILANRAATQAASGSNSATAEPTNNSSEQSITQSYPPNDPVFTRFDEPADRSLMITKEHQQRLLEQSEEYERNIARLAAELDATTEQERSQVDQDKQQELDKKREELESFRQLQNHPPRIEKPTRNDRNIEINTGSGSTGESISITAGESTVSNTASGGSPNRSTGEFKNRIAEEIQQHLNAPQNTQGTTARVLLKLDARGAVLSAKASGANPEVNAAAERAAFAASPLPIDLNNPNAFRELVVNVTVK, encoded by the coding sequence ATGAAACAAGCGCCTGCCGTCTATGTCCCTACTGAGCCTGAAGGTAATGGTATTACTTTACCTACCTTATTGAGCTTACTGGCGCATGGCATCGTGCTTGGTTTATTGATTTACACCTATCAGCAGCCTGAATTAGAAACTCCAGCTAGCATCGAAACTACTATGGTGACCCCAGGTGAATTGGCTGAAATGCAAGCGCTGATATTAGCCAATCGTGCGGCTACGCAAGCGGCTAGTGGCAGTAATTCAGCAACCGCCGAACCTACTAATAATAGTAGTGAGCAAAGTATCACTCAGTCGTACCCACCAAACGATCCGGTATTTACACGCTTTGATGAGCCTGCGGATCGATCATTGATGATAACTAAAGAGCATCAACAGAGGCTGCTTGAGCAATCAGAAGAATACGAACGTAATATAGCCCGATTGGCCGCTGAATTAGATGCGACTACTGAGCAAGAGCGTAGTCAGGTCGATCAAGATAAGCAACAAGAGCTAGATAAAAAACGTGAGGAGCTAGAGTCTTTTCGTCAGCTGCAAAACCATCCTCCTAGGATTGAGAAGCCTACTAGAAATGATCGTAATATAGAAATTAATACAGGCTCTGGTAGTACTGGCGAGAGTATCAGCATAACAGCGGGCGAGTCCACCGTATCAAATACAGCTAGCGGCGGCAGTCCCAACCGTTCTACTGGAGAATTTAAGAATAGAATAGCCGAAGAGATTCAGCAACACCTTAATGCACCGCAAAACACCCAAGGGACTACTGCTAGAGTACTACTCAAACTAGACGCACGAGGAGCAGTGCTATCCGCCAAAGCCAGCGGTGCTAATCCGGAGGTAAATGCCGCCGCCGAAAGAGCTGCTTTTGCTGCTAGCCCATTGCCTATTGACCTAAATAATCCTAATGCGTTTAGGGAATTAGTGGTTAATGTTACCGTTAAATGA
- a CDS encoding PD40 domain-containing protein, whose product MKLSLPSTLNLTPLALLLPSLFLVPVYTATAAPMEIDVTVVAPRQQNQVAFVPFAGDSVLSPIILNDLSQTELTVTNKSLPQQPRSSSELTGTLPVWQNLGIPYLVVGNTRTERGKVITDYEVINVQSGQVIEGKQTLSADNNQQSMRYAAHVIADKVYELITGTPGDFSGRIAYIEETGVGNNKVSRLKVMDADGENARTITEVQGSIFSPAWSPDGTRIAYAVQREKSYPVIYVQNISGGGANVITPYKGSNLSPSFSPDGSKILFSSSFEGSAGIYEINASGGNLRKLVNWPSSEVQPSYAPDGKSFLFVSDKAGFNKPQIYRYEFGSGRTTQVSRGGYATSPQFSSDGSQIAFLSGRSAAVMNSGGAVTANLGNTGIDEAPSFSPNGKRVVYASTQGGKGVLTIKSLAGGKAFGKSGQGIIRSPVWSPNPK is encoded by the coding sequence ATGAAGCTGTCTTTACCTTCTACTTTGAATCTAACTCCACTGGCATTATTACTTCCTTCACTGTTTTTAGTACCCGTTTATACGGCTACGGCAGCGCCGATGGAAATTGATGTGACCGTGGTAGCGCCAAGACAACAAAACCAAGTCGCTTTTGTGCCTTTTGCGGGTGATTCCGTTTTATCTCCTATTATCCTAAACGACTTAAGCCAAACCGAGCTGACGGTTACTAACAAGAGTCTACCACAGCAGCCGCGTAGTAGTAGCGAGCTGACAGGAACATTACCGGTCTGGCAAAACTTAGGCATCCCCTATCTGGTCGTTGGTAATACTCGTACCGAGCGCGGTAAAGTTATTACCGATTATGAAGTGATCAATGTTCAGTCAGGTCAAGTCATCGAAGGCAAGCAAACCCTCAGCGCAGATAATAACCAGCAGAGCATGCGTTATGCCGCTCACGTCATCGCTGACAAAGTCTACGAGCTTATTACCGGCACACCCGGAGACTTCTCAGGCCGTATCGCTTATATCGAAGAGACTGGCGTTGGTAATAATAAAGTCTCTCGTCTAAAAGTCATGGATGCTGATGGCGAAAACGCCAGAACCATTACTGAGGTCCAAGGTTCTATTTTCTCGCCCGCCTGGTCACCAGATGGCACCCGTATCGCTTATGCGGTGCAGCGCGAAAAGTCCTATCCGGTCATTTATGTACAAAATATCAGTGGCGGCGGCGCTAATGTTATCACCCCTTATAAAGGCAGTAACTTAAGTCCTTCTTTTTCGCCAGATGGCAGCAAGATACTGTTCTCTAGTAGCTTTGAGGGTAGCGCTGGAATTTATGAGATAAATGCCAGCGGTGGTAATCTAAGGAAGCTGGTTAACTGGCCCAGCAGTGAAGTACAGCCAAGCTATGCGCCTGATGGCAAGTCATTCTTATTTGTCTCTGACAAAGCTGGATTTAATAAGCCGCAGATCTATCGTTACGAATTTGGCTCAGGGCGTACTACCCAAGTCTCCAGAGGCGGCTATGCCACCAGTCCGCAGTTCAGTAGCGATGGCTCCCAAATCGCCTTTTTAAGCGGGCGTTCAGCTGCGGTTATGAACAGCGGCGGCGCAGTCACCGCAAATCTGGGTAACACTGGTATTGACGAGGCGCCAAGCTTCTCCCCTAATGGCAAGCGCGTGGTCTATGCCTCAACCCAAGGCGGTAAAGGCGTATTGACCATCAAGTCTCTCGCTGGTGGCAAAGCATTTGGCAAATCAGGACAAGGCATCATCCGTTCTCCTGTATGGTCACCAAACCCCAAATAA
- a CDS encoding c-type cytochrome, translating into MDNITMEIMKPKALAMILLSVVGSATLLGCSQTDKDAETLASKQEAIQEPDYQASRNTGAWGAVYMTREELRDPEMNIVDLSSLPDSIANDPSLTEWEAKFEGTNAFVTTDGKKLYHDSCAGCHMHEGEGAFGAGYYPPLANNSKMQSKSYVIDILINGFRGMPAFHGMMNNEQIAAVTQYVHSELNDFTDTVTAEDVAELRHANPPSSATDPTQ; encoded by the coding sequence ATGGACAATATAACCATGGAAATTATGAAACCCAAGGCACTTGCTATGATATTGCTAAGTGTCGTTGGTAGCGCTACGCTATTAGGCTGTAGTCAAACAGACAAAGATGCAGAAACACTGGCGAGTAAACAAGAAGCGATACAGGAGCCAGACTATCAAGCGAGTCGTAACACCGGTGCTTGGGGCGCTGTCTATATGACCCGCGAAGAGCTTCGTGATCCAGAGATGAACATAGTTGATCTCAGCTCCTTGCCAGACAGTATAGCGAATGATCCCAGTCTTACAGAATGGGAAGCAAAGTTTGAAGGCACAAATGCCTTTGTAACTACTGACGGTAAGAAGCTATATCATGACTCTTGTGCAGGTTGTCATATGCATGAAGGTGAAGGTGCGTTTGGGGCAGGTTACTATCCGCCGCTGGCTAATAATAGTAAAATGCAATCTAAGTCTTATGTTATAGATATTCTTATTAATGGCTTTCGTGGTATGCCTGCCTTCCATGGCATGATGAATAATGAGCAGATAGCTGCCGTTACTCAATATGTGCACAGTGAGCTTAATGACTTTACCGACACTGTCACTGCGGAAGATGTAGCAGAATTACGTCATGCAAACCCACCATCGTCAGCCACAGATCCAACCCAGTAA